The genomic stretch AAAGTCTTTCACGGACGCCTCGAGAAGAGGTTATAATAGATTTCTTTGGGGCCCAAAAGggggccatttttttttttatatatataatgtttatttcttttttttttttcttttataatcttgtaacattgtacacaatgaaaaaaaaagttatctgtacacaatgaaaaaaaaagttatcttagTCCATATTGCAATTGATTTTTGTGGTATAAATCTAGGTAAGTATTTTTGAGTGAGGTCCTAAATCATCAGTGAATAGTTAGACAAGTacttcatgtcaagttcaactattttaattcttcTTAAACCTGCAGTTTTAACTATTTCTGGAACAACTTTTCAAATGCTACTACAATAGCGGACAAGAACCGTGATTGATTTACAGTCCTGGAACCTCTCACACAGCTCTGGgacttttgttttaatgtatcaCCAATACACTGTTAGGGGCAATAACTTTTCTTTCACAGATGGGGACAAATATTAttatgctttttatatttattcatgctatataatactttttttgtgttgatttaaaaaatgatttatatttttttttcttttttttttttatctttttaggAATTAGATGTGAAGGCCGGTGGTGGTCACATGATGACAATTGGTGAGATGTTGCGACAGTGGCTGGTGAAATTGGAATGGTACTCCACTCTGTTTCCCAGGATTCCTGTGCCTATTCAAGTAAATATATCCCATGTTCATATTTTTCCTTGTGAGAAATTTAGTTGAAATTTGAATTATActgttgttattattttgtgtttatatattttacttttagcaCAAACCTTTTAATACACCATGCTTCTGGCATGTGGGCATTTTTTGACTAGATTACTAATTGATTTGACAGTTATTGCTGTAATTATTATCTTCATTGCTTGTTACTTAGTTGccagttttttttctctgtttgggttgaaagttattgaaatttagataaataatatagaataaaataaaaaaaatcaacacctACATTATGTTCGAATAGTATAGTAAACagtcatattttatttgtcataAAAAAGATTGACAAGTATGGGACTCGAACCTAATACATTTGTGTTATTTGTGGAGCACTATATTGAATGAGATCCAGCAGAATTTtagcttgaaataaatgattcactTGTTACAGCACAAGATTCTTCtctctattattttaaaagaaaagcaacaacaaacacTGTCTAGAATTGTGCACACTTTTGACCATCTTACaccttttgctttttttttttaacatgaagaAAGCTTATTCTAATagtaagaaaaattattttctaattgaTTATGAATAACTTCTCTtttttatagaaagaaattgaCCAAAAGCTAAGAACCAGACCAGTCACGGCAGGAGGCTTTCAGGGCTATGGAGACCAGGTTCAAGAAGAGCCACAGCATATACCAGATGATCAAGTTTCCTTTGGGGAAGCTGAAAGAGCAGCTCTGTCTCAAAGAGGGTATGTTCACTCTGGCTTGTCTTATCCTTATTTAATTCAGTTCTCACTCTTTTATTATAGTATACCAatcagaaaaaatatatataataccaAGATTGATTAAGGCATAAAGAACTAAGCTTTGATTGTTTTGAATTGGAACTTTGTTTTCTTCTGTGAGTGTATATTAAGAGTTGGACAAAGTAAGCGTAACAGATTATATTTAAAGCAATCCttggttaatatttaaaaagtgacaatgaaaatgttttaataaataatgatatacatttttgtttggcttaacaaaaaaaatacctaACTGTTGTCTATGAAGGCTTTAAGAGTTTATTTACACTGCCCTATAAGcttaatcaaatttttttttattgaaattaaagatAATTTTGTGTTTTCCCTTGCAGTCGGGGTGGTGGTTTTGGTGGCAGCAACAGAGAAGATTTCAGAAACGGTGCCTCATATCGAGGCTCTCCAAGAAGATATTCCCCTGTTAGAAGGAGATCTCCAAGGCGGTCACCTCCTCGAAGGCATATATCACCAAGACATAGTCCAGTTTCTAGGTAATAACATTATGTATCCTTagtacattttcatttttaaagagTTAGTAGTTTTTagttgtagtactagtagttgtttttttttttttaaatgatgccTTGCATAGCTAAACTTttgattaaaattaaacttttttctttacaaaacttttttctttacaaaaacatttttttctacctATGTgtaataatacataaataaaactgatacaatttaaattttatagatCCAAAGATGATTTTACACGAGaattagaaagagagagagaaaggcagcgtagagagagaaaagaacaCAAGAGAAGTAAGCATAGCAAACACAGGTCGAGGTCAAGGTCCAGGGAGAAAAAGCATTCCCACAGTAAAGAGAAAGATTATCCATCATCTCATTACAGAGAAAGAAATTCATCATCACGGAAAGAGAGGGAGGATTCACCGCCACACAGAAGTAAAGACTCGCGTCACCCCAAAGAAAAAGATCTGTCTCCGTACCGCAGAGAAAGAGTCTCTCCAGCGCTCCGCCATGACAGGGATATGTCACCTGATCGGCATGCCTCGCCTTaccaaaaagaaacagaaagatcaCCCTCCATTAACAGAGACAGACACATCAGCCCTGATGACAGTTTTGAGAGAGACACCTCACCAGGCAGGTCAAAGGACAGAGAGTCTTCCCCATACCAGAGCAGAGACAAGCACCGCAGCAAGCATCATAAGAAGGAAGAGAAAAAACACAAGCACAAAGATAAGGAAAGAAAACGATctcattaaatgtttttgtttgttttagttttataaacgtAAACTAAGTGAGTAGTATTTTAACACTTTGTTATATTAAaacagttgtacattctgtcaTTTTCTTTGAAATACAAGTGTTAAAAGTGAGACATGAATAATAATTGTTGCATTCCCTTTTGTTAAGGGAACTGAtgttttaatgttaaaataacTGCTAACAGATGTTCATTAATGTGGCAAATTAATTAgccattttatttgatatttaaacaaatgttttgcACATACATGTGTCCATTCAATAGTTCATATACTTGTTATGTGATAAGatgttagaaaaacaaatattcatttttacTTGTCTGCccacattttaaacaaataaacatttttgtccATGATACATAACAGATTATTGTGTTCATTGATTATAATATTAGTTGGGAATTTATCTAACTTTAGAACCAATAAATAACTCCTGTCTACCTTTaagtttttttataaagcttaaatgaactcactctgtttctcccacacccaatctcaagatcaagctgaaatttcaaacaattatttatttttacttacagcacaataaaatcaataaaaaaattagttaactattggtaattattttgtttgagaaGGAAAATAATTTGCACATgactgaattagttcccttcaTAATTCATCATctgaacacaacatgaaaattAGGACttgactatagaaacaatagttaCCTacacaatcttccatgttcatagtccctccactagcagagtggtcacACTGTTGGCTTGAGCCaagagtttgaattcaggttgttcccccttttttatatttttatgatcCAAActgatttgtttaaaattacaaaagtttttttttaataacaataatgcaCATTATGAAATTAGATTAACTTAGAATGCTGTACCTTGTTGATCGCGATAATTAGAGATTTAAACTCGGTTTAGTCATAGGTTTTCCCATGTCCTTTTGTGACtttctaatttattttgttgtttttgttctttttacattattatttttaaatcttgtcTTGGTGCATCTATCTAGTCAACTCTCTTCTTGGGTCTGCATATATGCTTgtgcaaaaacattttttaaaaaaatgttttcttgggtaTAAAGGAGGATGCGTATTCAAGTACTGGCTTTGTAATTACATAGAAGTGTCACTGAAGGCAGGACCTGTCTTACTGATGTTTGTTCTTTAAACGCCTGAAATACTAAATCAAAGCCGTTTCAATACCCTTGATTGAAATTCCAATTTAAGATTATATCCTGTAAAACTTACAGGGATTAACTTTTAGAGATGGATTAGTTCATAAATAATAACTTTATTATCCTTGAGGAAATTTATCCTTTTTTCTTCGTGCATTacataataacaaaacaagGAGTTCCTGTGTCTGCTTTTGTGATCTGTCATGGTAATATGTTAAAATTGTTACCTAATGGCCGTTTTATATGTTAAAATCATATTGACTTCTTACTGTTTTTCTGAATAGTTGTCCTATTGGGATTTGTTTGATACTAATGACATTGCTAGCagcatttagtattttttaaataatattcaaatagcCATACCAGGTAGTGATGTTGAAGTTAAATTTCCTGTTTACACTAAAGGAGGCAATGTTTCTAAGTAATCTTGACCCTTTTGTCACACATGTTAAACTAAAAACGAAATACTTTATGTTTAcacataatttatttacatttcataatTACAAGACACTTTCATTAACAGTTAGGGTTGTTTGACAGTGAAGTCCCTTATCATTAACAAATTCTTGCCATGGATGCAAGCATTTCAATCTACACCAGTTTCTCAAAACATAATGATTTGTCAGCCTCCATGAAGtgtagaaataaatattattctgTCATTGTCTTCTAGTTCATAGTCTAATTCtccctaagtaaaaaaaaaaacatttacaatttgtacaaacattttatgcTCAGCATggatctaaaattctaaattttgcctgtgaatttatatatatatatatatatagcacaccagttgaaaaaaaaacatttacagaTAATTTGAAGGAAAGCATTAACACATGACCTACTCAGAATTACTGCCTTAATGGACAAAATAATGCCTACCATAAGCTCCCAATCTGCATCATTTATTAAAACCAGGATACCAGGTCGCCTGAAAaagtacattttaattttagggAAAATTTTACAGTTcagtataaataaaattatagcaCAAATGTTTACCTACATGATAGTATTCCTAGTGagctaaatacattttaaactatCTACAGTTATGTACCATGAGTTTGAACATGAAACATATGTATGACTGGCTGATTTTCACACAACTAATGCTAAGTAATAGTACTGAACATTTTTGGTACCCATGGTACTGAAAGTGACTCATCCACAGAAATTCCATTTTTCTGACAATGTTATCTTTCTTATTTTGTGAACTGCATTTGATTAATTGCATAAGACAGAAACTTTGAATTATCATTCAGCAAAGTCACCAAACAtctgcacaaagtgtagaaaatcctccACTTCCAGAAAAAGGAAAAATTTATCTATACCTATGTCAGAGCCCcaactttttctctgatggattggtaccatgacctttaacatttgtttatgaagtaggactctgaatgtagaatctaccaggaaaagtgaatgaaccatattttttttgtgtggaacattatattaagccatcatgtttgttttacaaagaaAGTGTggttgtttacaaaaaaaaaaaaaaaaaaaaaaagctacaataTAAGCGGAATCATGAAATAACCACAGCAGCATTCTTGATTCGAGACATAAATAGGTTAAACTATGTCGAGAGATCAAAggattgatgagaatatttaccaaaaagagacaagaaaatgagtcagtggtgaagctagctacaatgttgctcatattttaagtagaAAAATGAAGCTACTTTTGaatgcgtaaaaaaaaaagacaaacatcaaaaatcccattaattaatgtaaatactaaatccacgggtttctaataaaagtattttaaggtcaatttcatttattttctttagagctgggtagaaTCATTGGtgcccaaaagatcccgaaattgaaaattccagtcttcaccagggacCCCCTTGTTTGGAAGTCAGTGCTTTACCACTTTGCCACAGCGCTTCCACAATTACTAAGGTTATAGTTAAAGTACCGTAGGTTAGATAGAATAGATCATTTATCTACATACACTGTATTTCCTTGTAAAAAAAGTTCTGGTCTCtctttgattatatttttctGAATCCATATCAAGAGATCTTTTATTAGCCctgatgtgaaaaaaaaaattattcaattattcaaacaaaaattaaaaaaaaaaaaaaaaaaaatgctgattGTGAGTTGAACACACATTCACTATTAGCTATGACATAGTAATCCTTTATtttgtgacttttttaaaacattgatagacattccattttaaattatatttgtctTAATTaaccgaaaaaaacaaaacaaacaaccttGTCAAGACTCCCTTTCTTCTCTAATATACATATGTGTACTTCAATGCTAattactaaatgtacccaagtcctgggcaATACCATAACAAACATATAATGACAGAttaaagattcagaatgccaattCACAGATAAATAACATGTTTATTACATACGCTGTAATATACTACAGGCTCAGACAATTGAAATATCCAgtatcaattaaaatataacagcTCAATATCCCAAAGACTGAATAATGACTACACAGAAAATAATTAGAGTCTACACTTCAACTCTATCTATAACCAAAGGTCCAACTGTCTTGGACTATGAACAAAATCACACTGCTTTATTATGAGTTACATTCCATTCAAAAAAACATCTCACAAAGTAAAAACAatccaaaacaataacagttatgaagtcaacaacctgaattgcccccctttctcctctacagttaacaggagacccaggctaaccagaactcagtcctgacaaaCCTGGTAATTATTTCAAGGACTTAAATATTAGCTTGAAATTCTATTATGATAAATGTTGGACAGACTATCTGCTTTTCATAATCATCAAACTCCAtatgagtgagggcttgagggGCTCAAATCATCTCTTGCAAAACCCATGGTCATAAATCCTGCTGTTGTGCTAATTCATGTACCAGTATGTCACCATGCAAATCATCTCCTTGATTAGTTTTCTTAAACTGAAGTTTGGTTTACTGACCCTCAACCTTCTAAGATCTGAGAACAATAAGCCCATGCACTGTGTTGATACAAGGCGATAACTAACTATTGTGCAGCAGAACTAAAATGCAAGAACTAGTACAAAGATAACCTGTGTGATCAAGCTTTTTGATAGAAAGACTGTGTCCATTGACCTAGTTTCAAGAATCTCAACTCTAAATGACAATCACAAATTTGGTGGATGTAATCtggtaaaaaaatgtatacatcaATAACAGTAACTCACATTTTTCATCTTGCTTGGGTAGAGTAATATTGTGCTTTTTTACATTTCCACAAAGCAACTCTGCACCACCACTTAAAAGAAATAGAagtaaacaaatgtaaacattttttttttcaaatatgtattttaatgtatattaaGAGTGTCCATTAAAGATGAAGCAATAAAGTCCCATGTCCATAAAGTCACTTTGAGTTAGTAATGTTGACTATAGATAGGGGACGGACTATGTTTCAAAATCTTCCCAGGCATTGATACAATCTGGTCTACAAATCGCTTGCTATAGGATGGACATCTATTGAAATCTAGGTAAAACTTCTGATCATAGGCCCCTATCTTTTCAGgtcaattatttggcagctgtctatccACACGCATGATGACATACTAATGTGACCTCAACTGCACGCGAGCGCTCTACTAACCCTAACCACAAACTATTACATTATACTACCGATACCACTATGCTACCTGCGACTAGTAACCTTGTGACCAGATGACCTTAGGGATAGACATTGATGCGCTGCCACTTGCGTAACATTCTTAAGAAGTGGCTTTCGATCAGTAGTTTTacctataataatataaaaatagaaagtaaTTATCAATACTATCATTAGATTAGGTACTTTGACATCCTTACTCTACtgacctataaactgctagactaactgctatatagttttgaaacagcaTGGCTAGACTTCCAAACCCATGGTGTTAGTTGATTGATTGCAAAgttgtttttacatttgctttctttttaaaaaacccttGTGAAAATCTTAAAGGAGGATTCCTAAGCTTTTGAATGATACCACATTGTCAACAAATGAAagtcatttttatttagaaaatttacAGTAAAGTCATTGGTAAGAATGAATTTGCATTTACTATCATTTTTAAGCAAGcttggtattttttaaattgtatttagacctagatttatgcttaaagtttgttatttcattatttttttaaagaaattttgtcctccaaaattaaaaaaaacttaccctAACATGCTGTTATTAGTTATAAATGATGCCAAATTAGGCATTTTTCGAAAtgggaaaaattataactaccaTAACAATCTATGACTATAgtattaaaatcaatttttctaTTATAATAGAGTAGTgttagaaatcttttttttctatacttaggtacacaaaatataaaaggaaatcaGCTTATTAAGGCAAGTTTGGGCTCATCCTGATGATGttaaatcagtggttcccaaacttttttgtctcgtagaccccttgccatgttttctggttttccgtagaccccctgcttaagttatattgaatttttgaaaattcatcaatttcaaattacacataattaaaactacattttaagttgaaCTTTTTCTTAATAACTCTATTAACTGGCACAAATTAAAACCCATTATAGAACAGTGAATACGTATAGCATACAATCACTAAACACATtggaaaatttttgtttttaaagtcttgcaagctcaccatccgttgctacggagATAATTTTTCTTATAGGGATTTGCTGttttatgaagtagttctttaaaacattaaatatttatgtgCCTTAAACATCACAGTAAAGTTTTCACTTGGAGCAGTTTTTCATGGATTTCTTAAGccataataatttgaaaaaaaactcattaccagacaaggttgactcagccagctgtatagagaaatatgttgtttgcagaaatatgtcgtttgcaaagacttacattagaagaaagaaatatttgactacattccaacagagctcaagaattTAG from Biomphalaria glabrata chromosome 9, xgBioGlab47.1, whole genome shotgun sequence encodes the following:
- the LOC106080067 gene encoding pre-mRNA-splicing factor 38B-like encodes the protein MAPSNALTTWGNDKTMNLNTLILTNIQSSPYFKVQLFELKTFHEVVDEIYYRVEHLEPWEKGSRKTAGQTGMCGGVRGVGAGGIVSSAYCLLFKLFTLKLTKKQVNNLITHGDSPYIRGLGFMYIRYTQNPGDLWDWYEPYLDDEEELDVKAGGGHMMTIGEMLRQWLVKLEWYSTLFPRIPVPIQKEIDQKLRTRPVTAGGFQGYGDQVQEEPQHIPDDQVSFGEAERAALSQRGRGGGFGGSNREDFRNGASYRGSPRRYSPVRRRSPRRSPPRRHISPRHSPVSRSKDDFTRELERERERQRRERKEHKRSKHSKHRSRSRSREKKHSHSKEKDYPSSHYRERNSSSRKEREDSPPHRSKDSRHPKEKDLSPYRRERVSPALRHDRDMSPDRHASPYQKETERSPSINRDRHISPDDSFERDTSPGRSKDRESSPYQSRDKHRSKHHKKEEKKHKHKDKERKRSH
- the LOC106080060 gene encoding ubiquitin-related modifier 1-like isoform X2, whose translation is MALSLTLEFSGGAELLCGNVKKHNITLPKQDEKWLIKDLLIWIQKNIIKERPELFLQGNTVRPGILVLINDADWELMGELDYELEDNDRIIFISTLHGG
- the LOC106080060 gene encoding ubiquitin-related modifier 1-like isoform X1 — protein: MPNLASFITNNSMLGGGAELLCGNVKKHNITLPKQDEKWLIKDLLIWIQKNIIKERPELFLQGNTVRPGILVLINDADWELMGELDYELEDNDRIIFISTLHGG